In Zingiber officinale cultivar Zhangliang chromosome 6A, Zo_v1.1, whole genome shotgun sequence, a single genomic region encodes these proteins:
- the LOC121994875 gene encoding transcription termination factor MTERF8, chloroplastic-like, translating to MKRLHYFSFFCKTVSSARSPRPHDTALLFAVLPYSASATAAGAASITGKHMFMAQYLVDSCGFDQEKATEASKLLNGIQSRQQPDSVLAFLKSYGFNDSTVKRLLLFSPKCLLLDVEKTLAPKFQAFEDLGLSPSDIVHLVRSNPSTIQMKHERIRSKIEFWQGLLSSKDALVKLIKGNRGILTISIEKRIQPNLELLLECGVDGQKLAFILRNRPKIVAQNADCLKSLISRVEDLGVPRTSGMFHCTLSALFSVSREKFKMQMELFRSFGWSEDDFVVAFQKCPTFLQGSLTTLQRKMEFLINEAGYASSYIATRPVILTLSLERRMIPRHRILATLKSWGHCERNYKEIAYMLDSEAKFLEKYIILYKDRYPALTKLYASLNHSNTSDSGLQ from the coding sequence ATGAAGAGGCTACATTACTTCTCCTTCTTCTGCAAAACCGTGTCTTCCGCTCGTTCTCCTCGCCCCCACGATACTGCCCTCCTCTTTGCCGTCTTACCTTATTCGGCCTCAGCCACTGCCGCCGGTGCCGCATCCATCACTGGGAAGCATATGTTCATGGCCCAGTACCTCGTCGACTCATGTGGCTTCGACCAGGAGAAGGCCACCGAGGCCTCGAAGCTTCTCAACGGCATCCAATCCCGGCAGCAGCCCGACTCCGTGCTTGCTTTCCTCAAAAGTTACGGTTTTAACGATTCCACAGTCAAAAGGCTCCTACTTTTCTCCCCCAAATGTCTTCTTTTGGATGTAGAGAAGACACTTGCCCCAAAGTTCCAAGCTTTCGAAGATCTGGGTCTCTCCCCATCCGACATCGTCCACCTCGTCAGGTCGAATCCCTCCACCATCCAAATGAAACACGAACGCATTCGATCTAAGATCGAATTTTGGCAAGGCCTTCTCAGCTCCAAGGATGCACTGGTGAAGTTGATCAAGGGAAACCGAGGGATTCTTACGATCAGCATCGAGAAGAGGATCCAGCCCAACCTTGAGTTGCTTCTGGAATGTGGCGTGGACGGCCAAAAGCTCGCCTTTATCTTGAGGAATCGCCCAAAGATCGTGGCACAAAATGCTGATTGCTTAAAGTCCTTGATTAGTCGCGTGGAGGACTTGGGAGTGCCACGGACATCGGGGATGTTCCATTGCACTCTGAGTGCACTCTTCTCGGTCAGTCgagagaagttcaagatgcaaatgGAATTGTTCCGGAGCTTTGGGTGGTCAGAGGACGATTTTGTTGTGGCATTCCAGAAATGTCCTACCTTCCTGCAAGGGTCTTTGACGACTTTGCAGAGAAAAATGGAGTTCTTGATAAATGAGGCTGGATATGCTTCTTCTTACATTGCTACACGTCCAGTAATATTGACACTGAGCTTGGAGAGAAGGATGATTCCAAGACATCGGATCTTGGCAACCTTGAAGTCTTGGGGGCACTGTGAAAGGAATTACAAAGAGATAGCATACATGCTGGATTCCGAGGCCAAATTCTTAGAGAAGTACATTATCCTCTACAAGGACAGGTATCCAGCTCTGACTAAACTCTATGCAAGCTTAAACCACTCCAATACTTCTGATTCTGGACTTCAATGA